A window of the Schlesneria paludicola DSM 18645 genome harbors these coding sequences:
- a CDS encoding bestrophin-like domain: MHATLEQLPPSLTALCFAAATIVGWRIGWWSGRRVLTDLGEDPGNKFTDSSLALLGLLLGFTFSMSLSRHDQRRLMVVTESNAIGDFYTCASLLTDPGRTALQTVIRDYAKAKLAVTHGPISKTELDLAITHFTELQGRMTELVRNAISEGTPIVVPLTNTLNDVSSSGAARLAAYHDRLPAIIVLLLFMTSVVPAFLMGQQQGALPKVHITGTLSFVFLVTAVTYVTLDLNQPGKGSIRVSQEPMERLIASISQ, encoded by the coding sequence ATGCATGCAACCCTGGAGCAGCTACCTCCTTCACTAACAGCACTGTGTTTCGCCGCCGCCACGATCGTAGGATGGCGCATTGGCTGGTGGTCAGGCAGACGAGTGCTGACCGATCTTGGCGAGGACCCTGGAAACAAATTTACGGACTCCAGTCTGGCGCTTCTGGGACTGCTGCTGGGCTTCACCTTTTCCATGTCACTATCCCGGCACGACCAGCGCCGGCTGATGGTCGTCACCGAGAGCAACGCGATTGGCGACTTCTACACCTGCGCAAGCTTGCTGACAGACCCAGGCCGAACCGCACTGCAGACAGTCATTCGCGATTACGCCAAAGCAAAGCTCGCCGTCACACACGGTCCCATTTCCAAAACCGAACTCGATCTGGCAATCACACATTTTACCGAACTGCAGGGGCGAATGACGGAACTTGTCCGCAACGCCATTTCAGAAGGAACCCCCATCGTTGTCCCGCTGACAAACACCTTGAATGATGTTTCGAGCAGCGGTGCCGCCCGACTCGCCGCGTATCACGATCGACTTCCTGCAATTATCGTATTGTTGCTGTTCATGACGTCTGTCGTACCGGCCTTCTTGATGGGACAGCAACAGGGCGCGTTACCGAAGGTTCATATCACCGGAACATTGAGTTTCGTGTTTCTGGTCACGGCCGTAACTTATGTCACGCTCGATTTGAATCAGCCAGGCAAAGGCTCGATCCGAGTCAGTCAGGAACCCATGGAGCGTTTGATCGCATCCATCTCCCAATAA
- a CDS encoding CPXCG motif-containing cysteine-rich protein, which yields MKVLFLHGWHSVPGGVKPTYLAQHGHEVIVPALDDDDFDAAVLQAQVEFEKHQPRVVVGSSRGGAVAINIASGDTPLVLLCPAWKRWGAARTLKSNSIILHSRKDDVVPFRESEELIEKSGLPAEALIEVGCDHRLADESPLSVMLWACELLGAGERLPWLGDGATRPAKSTRTQNAPSQKDASYVCDACGEEIVIPLDLTEGAHQTYVEDCPVCCRSSTIHVEIDDDGDARVWAEPEQDYE from the coding sequence ATGAAAGTTCTCTTCTTGCATGGATGGCACTCGGTGCCTGGTGGTGTCAAGCCCACGTATCTGGCTCAGCATGGACACGAAGTGATTGTGCCAGCTCTCGACGATGACGATTTCGATGCAGCGGTGTTGCAGGCGCAGGTTGAGTTTGAGAAACATCAGCCGCGCGTCGTGGTTGGATCGTCTCGGGGTGGTGCCGTGGCGATCAACATTGCATCGGGGGATACGCCTCTGGTGCTCTTGTGTCCCGCGTGGAAGAGATGGGGAGCCGCCAGGACGCTCAAGTCGAACTCCATTATTTTGCACAGCCGTAAAGATGATGTGGTGCCATTTCGCGAAAGTGAAGAGTTGATTGAGAAAAGCGGGCTGCCAGCCGAGGCGCTGATTGAAGTTGGTTGTGATCATCGTCTCGCGGATGAATCGCCGCTGTCCGTGATGCTGTGGGCGTGCGAACTTTTGGGGGCGGGTGAGCGTCTGCCGTGGCTGGGTGATGGCGCTACGCGGCCTGCGAAATCGACGCGAACGCAAAATGCGCCGTCGCAAAAGGATGCCAGTTACGTTTGCGACGCATGTGGCGAGGAAATCGTCATTCCGCTCGATTTGACCGAAGGCGCCCATCAAACGTACGTCGAAGATTGTCCTGTCTGCTGTCGGTCCAGCACAATTCACGTCGAAATTGACGACGATGGAGACGCCCGAGTGTGGGCGGAACCGGAACAAGACTATGAGTGA
- a CDS encoding prenyltransferase/squalene oxidase repeat-containing protein: protein MKMITDQLVETTPFVERQSHDGASASFVGPRSDFRMVALIILWCVMAGQARSEEPRAVEFLRRARSETSGRVLSPPQWTQLDLTVDNGLKYLATQQEADGSFPTLPHAKPGVTGLCILAFLSRGHLPNEGPYGRHLQLAVEYILSVQRQDGLFTNQPVEATLTSHGVSHVAMYNHGICGLMLSELYGTTGSFQNESVRKAIVKGLAFSQARQSQTSVLGKVTGGFDYLIPSRSHPGLDLPITSCHLLFFRSAKNAGFDVPADCALDAMRYVKSCYDAKGHTFSYRDQQTFSRGLTGCGILALSLAGEYETEMARDAGDWLLEQSFEQFNRSRSGHDRYFYSAYYCSQAMFQLGGRYWNRYYPPVLATLAKHQRADGGWDREFGDTDRYGNAYSSSLAILALTPPYQLLPIFQR, encoded by the coding sequence ATGAAAATGATCACGGATCAGTTAGTCGAAACGACACCATTCGTGGAACGACAATCGCATGACGGCGCGAGTGCATCATTCGTCGGGCCAAGATCCGATTTTCGAATGGTGGCCTTAATCATCCTGTGGTGCGTCATGGCAGGACAGGCGAGGTCAGAAGAGCCTCGCGCTGTGGAGTTTCTTCGTCGCGCCCGCAGTGAGACTTCAGGACGCGTATTGTCCCCACCGCAGTGGACGCAGCTCGATCTGACCGTCGACAACGGCCTGAAGTATCTGGCAACGCAGCAAGAAGCCGACGGTTCGTTCCCGACATTGCCGCATGCGAAGCCCGGTGTTACCGGTCTGTGCATCTTGGCATTTTTGTCGCGCGGCCATCTTCCGAACGAGGGGCCTTACGGTCGGCATTTGCAGTTGGCCGTCGAGTACATCCTTTCGGTTCAGCGCCAGGATGGTTTATTCACGAATCAGCCAGTCGAAGCCACGCTGACGTCGCACGGTGTTTCGCATGTCGCCATGTACAATCACGGGATCTGCGGATTGATGTTGAGCGAACTTTACGGCACGACGGGCAGCTTTCAGAACGAATCCGTGCGGAAAGCGATTGTCAAAGGATTGGCGTTCTCTCAGGCCCGGCAATCCCAAACGAGCGTGTTGGGTAAAGTGACGGGGGGATTCGACTATTTGATTCCTTCACGCAGCCACCCGGGCTTGGATCTGCCGATCACGTCCTGCCATTTGCTATTCTTTCGCTCTGCCAAGAACGCGGGATTTGATGTGCCCGCCGACTGTGCACTGGATGCGATGCGCTATGTCAAATCCTGTTACGATGCAAAGGGGCATACCTTTTCTTATCGTGATCAGCAAACGTTTAGTCGCGGACTGACTGGCTGTGGAATTCTGGCACTGTCGCTCGCCGGCGAATACGAAACGGAAATGGCTCGGGATGCCGGTGATTGGCTGCTTGAGCAATCCTTCGAGCAATTCAATCGATCTCGAAGCGGACATGATCGGTATTTCTATAGTGCCTACTATTGCAGCCAGGCCATGTTTCAGCTCGGCGGCCGCTACTGGAACCGCTATTATCCACCCGTGCTTGCGACACTGGCCAAGCACCAGCGTGCTGATGGGGGATGGGATCGTGAATTCGGAGACACCGATCGTTATGGAAATGCCTATTCGTCCTCGCTGGCGATCCTTGCGTTGACGCCGCCCTATCAACTGTTACCCATTTTTCAGCGTTGA
- a CDS encoding RluA family pseudouridine synthase — protein MHSATLVVEHYLSGCRVDTFLAKHFRSYTPWRMHRMVRAGLVTVEGSVAAPDRRVFTDESVSIQLLEPPDNLMPAEEITFGIVFEDQWLLIVNKPAGLIIHPTGQNPSGTLTNAVQFYLDQKSSFPGEFKPGIVHRLDRDTSGVVALAKDHLSHRLLSMQFQRERISKSYFALVDGVVKSDSGTIDLPIGRACSGASALMTCQADAVDAKASKTNYEVVERFPRHTLVKAKPRTGRLHQIRVHFSTIGHPVVGDDFYGLLGELKPDRDRSLVGTEAAPPISPFIGRQALHAAEISFAHPMTSEWHTFSAPLPADMEQAIELVRAL, from the coding sequence ATGCATTCCGCGACGCTCGTTGTTGAACACTACTTGTCGGGATGCCGCGTCGACACGTTTCTGGCCAAGCATTTTCGTAGCTACACCCCCTGGCGAATGCATCGGATGGTGCGGGCCGGCCTGGTAACCGTCGAGGGATCCGTTGCCGCCCCCGATCGGCGCGTGTTTACTGACGAATCCGTGTCGATCCAACTGCTTGAACCGCCCGACAATTTGATGCCGGCCGAGGAGATCACGTTTGGAATCGTGTTCGAAGACCAGTGGCTACTGATTGTCAATAAGCCTGCAGGACTGATTATCCATCCAACGGGTCAGAATCCATCAGGAACCTTAACCAACGCCGTTCAGTTCTATCTTGACCAGAAATCGTCGTTTCCTGGTGAATTCAAGCCGGGAATCGTCCACCGCCTGGATCGTGACACGAGTGGCGTGGTGGCTCTCGCCAAGGATCATCTCTCCCATCGATTGCTTTCGATGCAGTTCCAACGCGAACGCATCTCAAAATCGTATTTCGCTCTCGTGGATGGCGTCGTGAAGTCGGACTCGGGGACAATTGATCTGCCAATTGGCCGTGCCTGCAGCGGGGCAAGTGCCCTGATGACCTGCCAGGCAGACGCGGTCGACGCGAAGGCTTCGAAAACCAACTACGAAGTCGTCGAGCGATTTCCGCGTCACACTCTGGTCAAGGCGAAACCACGAACAGGGCGCCTCCATCAAATTCGGGTTCATTTCTCAACCATTGGGCACCCCGTGGTCGGAGATGATTTTTACGGACTGCTGGGGGAACTGAAACCGGACCGAGACCGGTCACTGGTGGGAACGGAAGCAGCCCCGCCGATTTCACCGTTTATTGGACGGCAGGCCTTGCATGCGGCAGAAATCTCATTTGCCCATCCGATGACCTCGGAATGGCACACCTTTTCTGCGCCACTGCCAGCGGACATGGAACAGGCTATTGAACTCGTCAGAGCACTTTGA
- a CDS encoding tetratricopeptide repeat protein, which produces MNRKLWKTVAILGLAISTPLFAFARGGGGGGGGGHGGGGGGGGGHAGGGGGHVGGGGGGGHIGGGGGGQPGGNFGGGGGGVVRGGGGQPGGNFGGGGRPAITQPGVGGHPGMSHGNNLGGVRNNFQPGVTNTFRSNNPVNGVGAHPGFNQAGQTGLNRSNLGVGQHPGLNQSNINQNISNRNNFSSRNNYAGNNVNFGNRSYNFANNGYRPSFYNHPGHYQGYWNGNRFGGYGGYGGYGAGYRGLGYGGYGGGWGLGYGGYGYGYRPLGWGLAGWGLGSLLYNSGYLGYYNPYYASGYGNYGSGSSYSYAQPIPVAYNVDDTQTTVAGDGQSADDILNAAISSFKQNDYDTALATINSGVSKYPSDSVMHEFRGLVLFAKGDFPQAAATLHSVLAVGPGWNWTTLSSLYSDVAVYTTQLRALEAAVKNRPDDAAQRFVLAYHYLSDGYPDSAAKQLQEVVRLVPNDRVASDMLKMVSAPQATSTDQTGQAAGQPTPEPPAAPTAIPAGGLPSPANPSAKPIDPSAVVGVWKATRDDGSSFELKLGSDKMFTWKFSGKQQAGQSFDGTYTIDGNVLSLERKGGGSMLAEIVSNDAQHFTFKPVGAPPEDPGLNFSK; this is translated from the coding sequence ATGAATCGTAAACTTTGGAAAACTGTGGCCATACTTGGTCTGGCAATATCGACACCACTCTTTGCCTTCGCTCGCGGTGGTGGTGGCGGAGGGGGTGGGGGACATGGCGGCGGAGGTGGTGGTGGCGGCGGTCACGCGGGCGGAGGTGGCGGACATGTTGGCGGTGGCGGAGGGGGGGGCCACATTGGTGGCGGCGGTGGCGGTCAACCAGGTGGAAACTTTGGCGGTGGCGGCGGTGGAGTTGTGCGTGGCGGCGGCGGTCAACCTGGCGGCAATTTCGGCGGCGGGGGGCGACCAGCGATCACCCAGCCCGGTGTGGGTGGACATCCTGGAATGTCGCATGGAAACAATCTGGGGGGAGTGAGAAATAACTTCCAGCCAGGCGTCACCAATACCTTTCGATCGAACAATCCGGTGAATGGTGTGGGGGCTCACCCTGGATTTAATCAGGCAGGACAGACGGGATTGAATCGATCCAATCTTGGTGTCGGCCAGCATCCGGGGCTGAATCAGTCCAACATCAACCAGAACATTTCGAATCGGAACAACTTCTCGAGCAGGAATAACTATGCCGGCAACAATGTGAACTTTGGAAATCGTTCGTACAACTTCGCAAACAATGGCTATCGTCCTTCGTTCTACAACCATCCTGGTCACTACCAAGGATACTGGAATGGGAACCGGTTCGGTGGCTATGGAGGTTATGGCGGCTACGGCGCCGGCTATCGTGGTCTTGGCTATGGCGGCTATGGGGGTGGTTGGGGGCTCGGATATGGTGGCTACGGCTATGGTTACCGGCCATTAGGATGGGGTCTGGCGGGTTGGGGCCTGGGCTCGCTTCTCTATAACAGCGGGTATCTGGGGTACTACAATCCGTACTACGCCAGCGGCTATGGCAATTATGGATCTGGATCGAGCTATTCGTATGCTCAGCCGATTCCCGTTGCTTACAACGTGGACGACACGCAAACCACCGTCGCTGGGGATGGGCAGTCTGCGGATGACATTTTGAATGCGGCGATCTCCTCGTTTAAGCAGAACGACTACGACACCGCGTTGGCAACGATTAATAGTGGCGTCAGCAAATATCCCAGCGATTCGGTCATGCACGAGTTCCGTGGGCTGGTGCTGTTTGCGAAAGGAGACTTCCCCCAAGCGGCGGCCACATTGCACTCGGTGCTTGCCGTCGGTCCTGGCTGGAACTGGACAACGCTGAGCAGCCTGTATTCTGATGTCGCCGTCTATACGACTCAGTTGCGAGCGCTCGAAGCGGCCGTGAAGAATCGGCCCGATGATGCGGCGCAACGGTTTGTGCTGGCGTATCATTACTTGTCGGATGGCTATCCTGATAGTGCTGCGAAGCAACTGCAGGAAGTCGTGCGACTGGTTCCTAACGATCGGGTTGCGAGTGATATGTTGAAAATGGTGTCAGCGCCGCAAGCAACAAGCACTGACCAAACCGGGCAAGCCGCAGGGCAGCCAACACCCGAACCGCCAGCGGCTCCGACGGCGATTCCTGCAGGTGGACTTCCTTCACCGGCGAATCCTTCCGCAAAGCCCATCGATCCGTCGGCAGTGGTGGGAGTGTGGAAGGCGACGCGAGACGATGGGTCGAGTTTCGAATTGAAACTGGGTAGCGATAAAATGTTCACCTGGAAGTTTTCGGGCAAGCAACAGGCCGGGCAGTCGTTTGATGGAACATACACGATCGACGGAAACGTCTTGTCGCTGGAAAGAAAAGGAGGCGGATCGATGCTGGCTGAGATCGTCTCGAACGATGCGCAGCACTTCACCTTCAAGCCGGTTGGTGCTCCACCTGAAGATCCTGGATTGAACTTCAGCAAATAG
- a CDS encoding YybH family protein: protein MKRFVLIAAAMSVSAIAATSYSADDVPRKGELNVKKAPAEKLTDGAVEVDPIVTTAQDRNKDASNDVMSAEERAIRATGETYVAAFCAGDASAAASHFTADAEYVDPSGTVYRGRKEIEELLKSLFSSKSGCKLQLEIESVRLVSPGVAIEDGMISVGADKAEPEICSYTAVHIKQGDKWFTASVRDRAVEKPQQQRTQLSQLDWMVGDWVYEGDDAMVRFSCQPTDNGNFLIRNFTVHIEGQQTMSGTQRVAWDAHAKKFRTWVFDSNGGFSEGFWHCDDQTWTLKLHGVTADGDVASSTSHYSILNDHAMTFRSVDREVNGTKLPDIDAVTIVRESPLPEAAGTN, encoded by the coding sequence ATGAAACGATTCGTGTTAATTGCAGCGGCCATGTCCGTCTCGGCAATCGCGGCAACCAGTTATTCAGCAGATGACGTTCCTCGAAAGGGCGAACTCAATGTTAAGAAAGCACCCGCTGAAAAGCTGACGGACGGTGCTGTCGAAGTCGATCCGATAGTGACAACAGCGCAAGATCGGAACAAGGATGCCTCAAACGACGTCATGAGCGCCGAGGAGCGAGCGATCCGAGCCACAGGTGAAACCTACGTCGCCGCGTTCTGTGCAGGCGATGCCAGCGCCGCGGCATCCCACTTTACCGCCGACGCCGAATACGTCGATCCCAGTGGGACCGTCTATCGGGGACGCAAAGAAATTGAAGAACTGCTGAAGTCGCTGTTTAGCTCGAAATCAGGTTGCAAACTTCAACTCGAGATCGAATCCGTTCGGCTGGTGAGCCCGGGCGTGGCGATTGAAGATGGCATGATCAGTGTCGGGGCCGACAAAGCCGAACCAGAGATCTGCTCTTACACGGCCGTTCATATCAAGCAAGGGGACAAATGGTTCACCGCCAGCGTCCGCGACCGCGCCGTCGAGAAGCCTCAGCAGCAGCGAACGCAGCTGTCCCAATTGGATTGGATGGTTGGCGATTGGGTTTATGAGGGCGACGATGCGATGGTCCGATTCTCATGCCAGCCGACGGACAATGGCAATTTCTTGATCCGAAATTTCACCGTGCATATTGAAGGTCAGCAGACAATGAGTGGGACTCAACGGGTTGCCTGGGACGCGCATGCGAAAAAATTCCGCACTTGGGTTTTCGACTCGAATGGCGGATTTAGTGAAGGCTTTTGGCATTGTGACGATCAGACATGGACGTTGAAGCTACACGGAGTCACCGCCGACGGTGATGTGGCCTCGTCGACCAGCCACTATTCGATTCTGAATGATCATGCAATGACGTTTCGTTCCGTTGATCGCGAAGTGAACGGCACCAAACTTCCAGACATTGACGCTGTGACGATCGTGCGAGAGTCGCCCCTGCCCGAGGCGGCAGGGACGAATTGA
- a CDS encoding ferritin-like domain-containing protein, with amino-acid sequence MSNKQSVTDGAVGVSRAELIDLLNEDLAGEYQAIVSYVIYSQVLKGAQYMAIAKELEVHAAEELSHALIIANQIDYLGGMPTATPKPVKTSTDATAMLRFDLENENDTIQRYRARVRQCEALGEYAMAEQIRNILIQEQDHQISLATALGIEVPNVSDSSRVRLS; translated from the coding sequence ATGTCAAATAAGCAATCTGTGACTGATGGTGCCGTCGGCGTGTCGCGTGCAGAATTGATCGATCTCTTGAATGAAGATCTCGCGGGCGAGTATCAGGCGATCGTGTCATACGTCATCTATTCGCAGGTGCTGAAAGGCGCTCAATACATGGCGATCGCCAAAGAGCTGGAAGTTCACGCCGCCGAAGAACTGTCGCACGCCCTGATCATCGCCAATCAAATCGACTATTTGGGTGGTATGCCGACAGCAACACCAAAACCGGTAAAAACGTCGACTGATGCCACCGCCATGTTGCGTTTCGATCTGGAAAATGAGAACGACACGATTCAGCGGTACCGGGCCCGAGTTCGACAGTGTGAAGCATTGGGCGAGTACGCGATGGCCGAGCAGATTCGGAATATCCTCATCCAAGAACAAGATCACCAGATTTCATTGGCAACGGCGCTCGGAATTGAAGTGCCTAACGTCTCGGACTCATCAAGAGTGCGTTTGTCGTAA
- a CDS encoding ATP-binding response regulator, translating to MSVAHEPRVAGETNILIVDDLPEKHLVYHTVLDGLGPKIISAHSGADALKQVLQYDFAVILLDVNMPDMDGFETARLIRQRKRSASTPIIFLTAFADEVRTAQGYATGAVDYLPTPVVPGILRAKVRVFVELFELRRQMAHQAEERAKHLATEEANRRMSFLADAGAVLGRSLAIEATARDIVRLPVPLLAEISVLKLNPIVEERQRILIARAATEGRVNIEECDSFDSLSTIVADAFQRSLASNKSEFLFADEGQSSMNGIVIPLQARGRTFAVLGLLLDSNVRTFRGNDVTIAEAFSSRATMALDNALLHEGIRFADRQKNDFLSMLAHELRNPLAPIRNAAQLLERHVPDEPGVRWACEVIDRQVIQMVRLVDDLLDVARITRDKIHLQREKIEVSTVIARAVEASRPAIDASRHQLLVEHPQKPLRIAGDMIRLTQVLTNLLNNAAKYTEAGGKIWLKYGQEGDAAVIRVRDTGIGIPRQMLESVFELFTQVDRALDRSHGGLGIGLTLVKRLVEMHDGKVEAKSEGLGKGSEFLVHLPVVAASPGELPATPRETDTTVVMARRRILVVDDNQDSARTLSMMLKLMGHDTATAFDGLEALDVANSYRPDAILLDIGLPKLNGYDVCRRLRQLPAGRQILVIALTGWGQDEDRSRSSEAGFDHHLVKPVDVAVLEMLLANRHLPRS from the coding sequence ATGAGCGTCGCGCACGAGCCGCGAGTGGCCGGTGAAACGAATATCCTGATTGTCGATGATTTGCCCGAGAAGCATCTGGTGTATCACACCGTGCTTGACGGTTTGGGCCCCAAGATCATTTCGGCGCATTCGGGGGCGGACGCGCTCAAGCAAGTTCTGCAATATGACTTCGCGGTGATTCTGCTCGATGTCAATATGCCGGATATGGACGGATTCGAGACGGCCCGATTGATTCGGCAGCGTAAGCGGTCGGCATCGACGCCAATCATCTTCCTGACGGCATTCGCCGACGAAGTGCGAACGGCCCAGGGCTATGCGACTGGTGCCGTCGACTATCTGCCGACGCCGGTGGTACCGGGGATTCTGCGCGCCAAGGTACGGGTGTTCGTCGAGCTGTTCGAGCTGCGGCGTCAGATGGCACATCAGGCAGAAGAACGAGCCAAGCATCTTGCGACCGAAGAAGCGAATCGTCGGATGTCGTTTCTGGCGGATGCAGGCGCGGTCTTGGGTCGTTCATTGGCGATAGAGGCCACGGCGCGCGATATTGTCCGATTGCCGGTGCCGCTTCTCGCGGAAATCAGCGTGTTGAAGCTCAATCCGATCGTCGAAGAACGTCAGCGGATTCTGATCGCACGCGCTGCCACGGAGGGTCGCGTCAACATTGAAGAGTGCGATTCATTCGATTCGCTCTCCACAATCGTTGCTGACGCATTCCAACGATCGTTGGCGAGCAACAAGAGCGAGTTCCTGTTTGCCGACGAGGGACAATCGTCGATGAATGGAATCGTGATTCCATTGCAGGCGCGCGGCCGTACATTTGCCGTGTTGGGACTGTTGCTCGATTCGAATGTCCGCACCTTTCGCGGGAATGACGTCACAATTGCCGAAGCGTTTTCATCGCGGGCGACGATGGCGCTTGACAACGCATTGCTGCACGAGGGCATCCGGTTTGCCGATCGGCAGAAGAATGACTTCTTGTCCATGCTCGCGCACGAGCTCAGAAATCCACTGGCTCCAATTCGCAATGCCGCGCAACTTCTTGAGCGACACGTTCCGGACGAACCAGGCGTCCGATGGGCGTGCGAGGTCATCGATCGGCAGGTCATACAGATGGTGCGGCTGGTTGATGACTTGCTCGATGTTGCACGAATCACGCGCGACAAAATTCATCTTCAGCGCGAAAAAATCGAAGTCTCGACCGTGATTGCGCGAGCGGTCGAAGCCAGCCGACCGGCAATCGATGCCAGCCGGCACCAACTGCTGGTGGAGCATCCTCAGAAACCGCTCCGAATTGCCGGGGACATGATTCGTTTGACGCAGGTCCTGACGAATCTCTTGAATAACGCGGCAAAGTACACCGAAGCGGGCGGCAAGATCTGGCTGAAGTATGGCCAGGAAGGTGATGCCGCTGTCATCCGAGTACGCGATACGGGCATCGGAATCCCTCGACAGATGCTGGAATCGGTGTTTGAGTTGTTCACTCAAGTCGATCGTGCGCTCGATCGTTCCCATGGTGGCTTGGGGATCGGACTGACGCTGGTGAAGCGACTGGTGGAAATGCACGACGGAAAGGTCGAGGCGAAAAGCGAAGGACTGGGAAAGGGAAGTGAGTTCCTTGTTCACTTGCCTGTTGTTGCCGCCTCGCCGGGAGAGCTGCCTGCGACTCCACGGGAGACCGATACAACCGTCGTCATGGCCCGTCGCCGCATTCTTGTTGTCGACGACAATCAGGACAGTGCCCGCACTCTGTCGATGATGCTGAAGCTCATGGGGCACGATACGGCAACGGCATTTGATGGTCTCGAAGCGCTCGACGTTGCCAATTCTTATCGACCAGACGCAATCCTACTCGACATCGGACTGCCAAAGCTGAATGGCTACGATGTCTGTCGACGACTGCGTCAGCTTCCTGCGGGGCGTCAGATTCTCGTGATTGCATTGACTGGATGGGGGCAAGACGAGGACCGATCCCGTTCGTCCGAGGCGGGATTTGACCATCATCTGGTGAAGCCGGTCGACGTCGCGGTGCTCGAAATGCTACTGGCGAATCGTCATTTGCCTCGATCGTGA